The following are encoded together in the Actinoplanes sp. N902-109 genome:
- a CDS encoding DUF1996 domain-containing protein, with product MAEAWGRRRAVALTLAIELVLAGAVFGAARVTTPQLGPDFVDIAEVPVGATPAAVTAFSWDCGRDEIGHRNTANIVVTPRKAGPAHHVHEYVGNLSVDVGSTVEGLPGGGTTCPNGDESTYYWPVLRTVREGDGPHGGAIQVPASVTLTVYGNPRGPVLPMPRLLRGAVGDAYALTNGGALAAPVWSCQGAEQRRTLEYPICGAGQRVVRIFDFPSCWDGRQVDTEGHRRQLVPPVAGGGCPASTFAVPRLEIVVAYDIPQGTRFRIDTFDAQRHSPRTDHAFFVNLMPETLSRKIAACLNNTTPCPGPRGG from the coding sequence ATGGCGGAGGCGTGGGGCCGGCGGCGGGCTGTCGCGCTGACCCTGGCGATCGAGCTCGTGCTCGCCGGGGCGGTGTTCGGTGCCGCCCGGGTGACCACGCCGCAGCTGGGCCCCGATTTCGTCGACATCGCCGAGGTGCCGGTGGGCGCCACACCGGCCGCGGTCACCGCGTTCTCATGGGACTGCGGACGCGACGAGATCGGCCATCGCAACACGGCGAACATCGTGGTCACCCCGCGCAAGGCCGGGCCCGCGCACCATGTGCACGAGTATGTCGGCAACCTGTCCGTCGATGTCGGTTCGACCGTCGAGGGCCTGCCCGGGGGCGGCACGACCTGCCCCAACGGCGACGAGTCGACGTATTACTGGCCGGTGCTGCGCACCGTGCGCGAGGGGGACGGGCCGCACGGCGGTGCCATCCAGGTGCCCGCGTCGGTGACCTTGACCGTGTACGGCAACCCGCGTGGGCCCGTGCTGCCGATGCCCCGGCTGCTGCGGGGTGCGGTCGGTGATGCGTACGCGCTGACCAACGGCGGCGCCCTCGCCGCACCGGTGTGGAGTTGTCAGGGTGCTGAGCAGCGGCGGACGCTGGAGTACCCGATCTGCGGCGCCGGGCAGCGGGTGGTGCGGATCTTCGACTTCCCGAGCTGCTGGGACGGCCGGCAGGTGGACACCGAGGGCCACCGCCGGCAGCTGGTCCCCCCGGTGGCGGGCGGCGGCTGCCCGGCTTCCACGTTCGCGGTGCCCCGGCTGGAGATCGTGGTCGCCTACGACATCCCGCAGGGCACCCGGTTCCGGATCGACACGTTCGACGCCCAGCGGCACAGCCCCCGGACCGATCACGCCTTCTTCGTCAATCTGATGCCGGAGACCCTGAGCAGGAAGATCGCTGCCTGCCTCAACAACACCACCCCGTGCCCCGGACCCAGGGGCGGCTAG
- a CDS encoding sigma-70 family RNA polymerase sigma factor — protein MRRRVKPDEELMTALYTEHYGILLNFITRYVHDRHRAEDLVQETLLRAWRHIDHLDPDPGRIRSYLLTIARNVVTNAWRAEQRRPHLVADDAAVEAAPSADNVDQLVEGWLVAEALERLSDDHRAVVRAMYYDGRSVAEAARELSVPEGTVKSRAFYAVRALRQVFEEMGVLR, from the coding sequence ATGCGGCGACGGGTGAAACCCGACGAGGAGTTGATGACCGCCCTCTACACCGAGCACTACGGGATCCTGCTCAACTTCATCACCAGGTACGTGCACGACCGGCACCGCGCCGAGGACCTGGTGCAGGAAACCCTGCTGCGGGCCTGGCGGCACATCGACCACCTCGACCCGGATCCCGGGCGCATCCGCTCCTACCTGCTCACGATTGCCCGCAACGTGGTCACCAACGCCTGGCGGGCCGAGCAGCGCCGCCCACACCTCGTCGCCGACGACGCCGCGGTCGAGGCGGCACCCTCCGCCGACAACGTCGACCAGCTGGTCGAGGGCTGGCTCGTGGCCGAGGCCCTGGAACGGCTCTCCGACGATCACCGCGCGGTCGTGCGGGCGATGTACTACGACGGCCGCAGCGTCGCCGAGGCGGCCCGCGAGCTGTCGGTGCCCGAAGGCACGGTCAAGTCGCGGGCGTTCTACGCCGTCCGGGCGTTGCGCCAGGTCTTCGAGGAGATGGGGGTGCTGCGATGA
- a CDS encoding thiol-disulfide oxidoreductase DCC family protein has translation MPGPTFVYDGDCSFCSSCAEFIERRIPSRATVIPWQFADLAALGLSLEQVEAAVQWVGEDGTVASGPDAIALLLRDAGRLWQLPGRALQLKPVGWLAWPAYHWVADHRHLLPGGTAACSLPQAQRDKLYGAG, from the coding sequence ATGCCTGGACCCACGTTCGTCTACGACGGTGACTGCTCGTTCTGCTCGTCGTGTGCCGAGTTCATCGAGCGCCGCATCCCGTCCCGGGCGACCGTGATCCCCTGGCAGTTCGCCGACCTGGCCGCCCTCGGCCTGTCTCTCGAGCAGGTCGAGGCGGCGGTGCAGTGGGTGGGCGAGGACGGCACGGTGGCCTCCGGCCCGGACGCCATCGCCCTGCTGCTGCGCGACGCGGGCCGGCTCTGGCAACTGCCGGGCCGCGCGCTGCAACTCAAGCCGGTGGGCTGGCTCGCCTGGCCGGCCTACCACTGGGTCGCCGACCACCGGCACCTGCTGCCCGGCGGCACCGCCGCCTGTTCCCTCCCCCAGGCCCAGCGCGACAAGCTCTACGGCGCCGGCTGA
- a CDS encoding cysteine dioxygenase family protein, with protein sequence MTIADLRLDHLAIAQRFAADPTAWDVAPRFDARERWYHRLHAGSDHEVWLLTWLPGQGTDLHDHGGSAGAFQIFSGTLTEDTVAVTPGAPPRISARELGEGAGRRFGTRHIHRITNRSNRPAVSVHSYGPALTSMTRYRIGAAGLDVVTVERAGAQW encoded by the coding sequence ATGACCATCGCCGACCTCCGCCTCGACCACCTCGCCATCGCGCAGCGGTTCGCCGCCGACCCCACCGCCTGGGACGTCGCGCCGCGCTTCGACGCGCGGGAACGCTGGTACCACCGGTTGCACGCGGGTAGCGACCACGAGGTGTGGCTGCTGACCTGGCTGCCCGGGCAGGGCACCGACCTGCACGACCACGGCGGCTCGGCGGGCGCCTTCCAGATCTTCTCCGGCACGCTCACCGAGGACACCGTGGCGGTGACCCCCGGCGCACCCCCGCGGATCAGTGCCCGCGAGCTCGGCGAGGGTGCGGGCCGCCGCTTCGGCACCCGGCACATCCACCGCATCACCAACCGGTCCAACCGTCCGGCGGTCAGCGTGCACTCCTACGGACCCGCACTGACCAGCATGACCCGCTACCGCATCGGCGCCGCCGGCCTCGACGTGGTGACGGTCGAGCGGGCCGGGGCCCAGTGGTGA
- a CDS encoding rhodanese-like domain-containing protein — protein MSAPALPAPAGSRGIDQLLAAARTRLSRLDPHQARDRIQRGAVLVDIRPAAQRAEHGEIPGALVIERNVLEWRLDPRSDARLPFTHYDLDVIVTCQEGYTSSLAAAALQDLGLLRATDLAGGFAAWQAAGLPTTGH, from the coding sequence GTGAGCGCGCCCGCGCTGCCGGCCCCGGCCGGCTCCCGGGGCATCGATCAGCTGCTCGCAGCCGCCCGCACCCGGCTGTCCCGGCTCGACCCGCACCAGGCCCGCGACCGCATCCAGCGCGGTGCTGTCCTGGTGGACATCCGCCCGGCCGCCCAGCGCGCCGAGCACGGCGAGATCCCCGGTGCCCTCGTCATCGAGCGCAACGTGCTCGAATGGCGGCTCGACCCCCGCAGTGACGCTCGGCTCCCGTTCACCCACTACGACCTGGACGTGATCGTGACGTGCCAGGAGGGCTACACGAGCAGCCTGGCCGCGGCCGCGTTGCAGGACCTCGGGCTGCTGCGGGCCACCGACCTCGCCGGCGGCTTCGCCGCATGGCAAGCCGCCGGCCTGCCCACCACCGGCCACTGA
- a CDS encoding neprosin family prolyl endopeptidase, translating to MSNSRRGLLAAGLAAAVVGATGVVWTLNANAAETPAAPAAQPVTETTAADDAVPVPPALLPWGEEPHDITRGSAGASSSAVAAAGADAAPADTSGATEPVAEYGPKGRSSRNGTLTRDHTDIVPPTPPGTDKGGKKVTGDVYFNYAVGSQTGDTDGTWANLTIAKPELAQGDYHSLTEVTVQTVDGRQIVELGWTVDRSVNGDDDPHMFVYYWKDKVPTCYNACGYKQFSPNVKPGDTLPVGVQKRFGIQHTDDKWWIAYDSEYIGYFPDSLWNGTYTRGGLSQWFGEVASPSESSCTDMGNGEPASEGNAARVGSISMTNGPEPKATVRASNSALYSIDLRSDRTFRYGGQGSGDCTPPA from the coding sequence GTGTCAAACTCCCGCCGTGGCTTGCTCGCCGCCGGCCTGGCCGCAGCCGTGGTCGGTGCGACCGGTGTCGTGTGGACCCTCAACGCGAACGCCGCCGAGACGCCGGCCGCCCCCGCCGCCCAGCCCGTCACCGAGACCACCGCTGCCGACGACGCTGTGCCCGTGCCCCCCGCACTGCTGCCCTGGGGCGAGGAACCGCACGACATCACCCGGGGCAGTGCCGGGGCCAGCAGCTCCGCCGTCGCGGCCGCCGGGGCCGACGCGGCGCCCGCCGACACGAGCGGCGCGACCGAACCGGTCGCCGAGTACGGCCCCAAGGGGCGCAGCTCGAGGAACGGCACCCTCACCCGGGACCACACCGACATCGTGCCGCCCACCCCGCCGGGCACCGACAAGGGCGGCAAGAAGGTGACCGGTGACGTGTACTTCAACTACGCGGTCGGCTCGCAGACCGGCGACACCGACGGCACCTGGGCCAACCTGACCATCGCCAAGCCCGAGCTTGCGCAGGGCGACTACCACTCGCTCACCGAGGTCACGGTGCAGACCGTGGACGGCCGGCAGATCGTCGAGCTGGGCTGGACCGTGGACCGGTCGGTGAACGGCGACGACGACCCGCACATGTTCGTGTACTACTGGAAGGACAAGGTGCCCACCTGCTACAACGCGTGTGGGTACAAGCAGTTCAGCCCGAACGTCAAGCCCGGTGACACGCTGCCGGTCGGGGTGCAGAAGCGCTTCGGCATTCAGCACACCGATGACAAATGGTGGATCGCGTACGACTCGGAGTACATCGGCTACTTCCCGGACAGCCTGTGGAACGGCACCTACACCCGGGGCGGCCTGAGCCAGTGGTTCGGCGAGGTCGCCTCCCCGAGCGAGTCGTCCTGCACGGACATGGGCAACGGGGAGCCGGCCAGCGAGGGCAACGCCGCCCGGGTCGGCAGCATCTCGATGACCAACGGCCCCGAGCCGAAGGCCACCGTACGAGCCTCCAACAGTGCGCTGTACAGCATCGACCTGCGCAGCGACCGCACGTTCCGCTACGGCGGCCAGGGCTCCGGCGACTGCACGCCACCCGCATGA
- a CDS encoding sigma-70 family RNA polymerase sigma factor: MPGLRLQRRREVADEALVRSLFQEHGRAMLAYATQLTRDRAAAEDVVQEALVRAWRHPDSLVNGKGSVRGWLLTVVRNIVTDQIRARNARATEVRESPVDVASAEDHAEQVVNAMVVVDALSRLSAEHREVLEQLYLQGSTVTEAAKTLGIPPGTVKSRSFYALRALRELKSLSPAGTERSAS, from the coding sequence ATGCCGGGGTTGAGGCTCCAACGTCGCCGGGAGGTGGCCGATGAGGCACTGGTCAGATCGCTGTTCCAGGAACACGGGCGGGCGATGCTCGCGTATGCGACCCAGCTGACCAGGGACCGGGCCGCCGCCGAGGACGTCGTGCAAGAGGCCCTGGTCCGCGCGTGGCGGCACCCGGACAGCCTGGTGAACGGCAAGGGCTCGGTGCGCGGCTGGCTGCTGACCGTGGTGCGCAACATCGTGACCGACCAGATCCGGGCCCGCAACGCGCGAGCCACCGAGGTGCGTGAGAGCCCGGTCGACGTGGCGTCGGCCGAGGATCACGCCGAGCAGGTGGTCAACGCCATGGTGGTGGTGGACGCGCTGAGCCGGTTGTCCGCCGAGCACCGGGAGGTCCTGGAGCAGCTCTATCTGCAGGGCAGCACGGTCACCGAGGCGGCGAAGACCTTGGGCATCCCACCCGGGACGGTCAAGTCGCGCTCCTTCTATGCCCTCCGGGCGCTGCGAGAACTGAAGTCGCTGAGCCCCGCCGGAACGGAACGGTCTGCCTCATGA
- a CDS encoding zf-HC2 domain-containing protein — protein sequence MSVDHDELRRLLGGYLLGGLDDGDSDRLDAHLLTCDACRAELDRLAAVPELLRALPRAQGPATIAPGARPSQVRIEGLLSRMRSENARERRRLLVRRLAVAAAVLLVAAVSGSLVLNRERSDPPARPQAAPSQSQPRVVASFEAAAGSGLTGEAVLTGKTWGVEVNLTMHQLAGEGPFVCQVRTGGGRSEQAAIWGPTPSGNAKVTGASSIQLPNVSIVAVTDTAGHVLGTARLN from the coding sequence ATGAGCGTTGATCACGACGAGCTGCGGCGCCTGCTCGGTGGCTATCTGCTCGGCGGTCTCGACGACGGCGACTCCGACCGGCTCGACGCGCACCTGCTGACCTGCGACGCATGCCGGGCCGAGCTGGACCGGCTCGCCGCGGTGCCGGAGCTGCTGCGCGCCCTGCCGCGGGCCCAGGGGCCGGCCACGATCGCCCCCGGCGCCCGCCCCAGCCAGGTGCGGATCGAGGGCCTGCTCAGCAGGATGCGCTCGGAGAACGCCCGGGAACGGCGCCGGCTGCTGGTCCGGCGGCTGGCGGTGGCAGCGGCGGTGCTGCTCGTCGCGGCCGTCTCGGGCAGCCTGGTGCTCAACCGCGAGCGCTCGGACCCGCCCGCCCGGCCGCAGGCGGCGCCCAGCCAGTCGCAGCCTCGGGTGGTGGCGTCGTTCGAGGCCGCGGCCGGCAGCGGGCTGACCGGCGAGGCGGTGCTCACCGGCAAGACCTGGGGGGTCGAGGTGAATCTGACCATGCACCAGCTGGCCGGCGAGGGCCCGTTCGTGTGCCAGGTGCGCACCGGCGGCGGGCGCAGTGAGCAGGCAGCGATCTGGGGTCCGACGCCCTCCGGCAACGCGAAGGTCACCGGGGCCAGCTCGATCCAGCTGCCCAACGTCAGCATCGTCGCGGTCACCGACACCGCCGGCCACGTCCTCGGCACCGCCCGCCTCAACTGA
- a CDS encoding lipoprotein: MNRIAIAPAALAVAGLLSLTACARPGTTEAAAPAADPSPVTSIDAPPEAARPELAVRAVETPDPPSTPVPEPTVAKTQKWVKIYSGASAKDLTAPRSIRSGSKTVELNTEENDDIGTYVTDGAGRTLYRFDEDDNKPPRATCNGACAKTWPPLLIKSPGKIFPDGIDPTILGYVERADGHCQVTINGWPVYYFSGDKKAGDINGQGVKGTWFAVSPTGGKTKALPPAAPAPDSGTGGSAVPPEGN; encoded by the coding sequence ATGAACCGCATCGCCATCGCACCGGCCGCCCTCGCGGTGGCAGGGCTGCTGAGCCTCACCGCCTGCGCCCGCCCGGGCACCACCGAGGCGGCCGCTCCGGCCGCCGATCCCAGCCCGGTGACCAGCATCGACGCCCCGCCTGAGGCGGCCCGCCCGGAACTCGCGGTGCGCGCCGTGGAGACACCAGACCCGCCGTCGACCCCGGTGCCCGAGCCGACCGTCGCCAAGACCCAGAAGTGGGTCAAGATCTACAGCGGCGCCTCGGCCAAGGACCTGACCGCGCCCCGGAGCATCCGCAGCGGCAGCAAGACCGTCGAGCTCAACACCGAGGAGAACGACGACATCGGCACGTACGTCACCGACGGCGCCGGCCGCACGCTCTACCGCTTCGACGAGGACGACAACAAGCCGCCCAGGGCGACCTGCAACGGCGCCTGCGCCAAGACCTGGCCGCCCCTGTTGATCAAGTCCCCCGGCAAGATCTTCCCGGACGGGATCGACCCCACGATCCTCGGGTACGTGGAACGCGCCGACGGCCACTGCCAGGTCACCATCAACGGGTGGCCGGTGTACTACTTCTCCGGCGACAAGAAGGCCGGTGACATCAACGGCCAGGGCGTGAAGGGCACCTGGTTCGCGGTGAGCCCCACCGGTGGCAAGACGAAGGCGCTGCCCCCAGCCGCCCCCGCGCCGGACAGCGGCACCGGCGGCTCCGCCGTCCCGCCCGAGGGCAACTAG
- a CDS encoding MFS transporter, with amino-acid sequence MQAEVAEKPGTAYRWRWVALAVILAVELMDLLDSLVTTIAGPAIRTELGGSLSLIQWLGAAYTLAMAIGLLTGGRLGDIHGRRRMFVIGAAGFTLASLTCALAWSPGVLTSARAVQGLFGALMLPQGLGMIKQMFTPAEQTKAFGAFGPVMGLGAVGGPVLAGWLVDADYLGTGWRMIFLINLPLGVFAVVGALRFLPEFRSERAPRLDVPGVGLAALGGFLLLYPLVQGRELGWTAWVFGLLAAGLVVFGAFAAYEARRDRHGLDTLVVPSLFRKRAFASGLLVGLVFFGALLGTGLVLSLYLQVGLGFSALKAGLSTLPQAVGTMLGFVVAGSGLGDRLGRRLLFLGTAIMVLATAGSAWIVQAAGNGLTPYHLIPGMFPLGIGMGLAMAPFFTLVLAGVDDEETGSASGALTSMQQLGGAFGIALLGTLFFNQITDAGFVAAAVRTLGVSAVMLVVAGLLGLLLPRHARTAEIDPA; translated from the coding sequence ATGCAAGCCGAAGTAGCGGAAAAACCGGGGACTGCCTACCGCTGGCGCTGGGTGGCACTTGCCGTGATCCTGGCTGTCGAGCTGATGGACCTGCTGGACTCGCTCGTCACCACGATCGCGGGACCCGCCATCCGCACCGAGCTGGGCGGCTCGCTCAGCCTGATCCAGTGGCTCGGTGCCGCATACACGCTGGCGATGGCGATCGGGCTGCTCACCGGCGGCCGGTTGGGCGACATTCACGGTCGCCGGCGGATGTTCGTGATCGGCGCAGCCGGGTTCACGCTGGCCTCGCTGACCTGCGCGCTGGCCTGGTCGCCCGGCGTGCTGACCAGCGCCCGGGCCGTCCAGGGCCTGTTCGGCGCGCTGATGCTGCCGCAGGGGCTGGGCATGATCAAGCAGATGTTCACCCCCGCCGAGCAGACCAAGGCGTTCGGTGCGTTCGGCCCGGTCATGGGGCTGGGCGCAGTGGGCGGCCCGGTGCTGGCCGGATGGCTGGTCGACGCCGACTACCTGGGCACCGGCTGGCGGATGATCTTCCTCATCAATCTGCCGCTCGGTGTGTTCGCGGTGGTCGGCGCACTCCGGTTCCTGCCCGAGTTCCGCAGCGAACGGGCACCCCGGCTCGACGTCCCCGGCGTCGGGCTGGCGGCGCTCGGCGGGTTCCTGCTGCTCTACCCGTTGGTGCAGGGCCGGGAGCTGGGCTGGACGGCCTGGGTGTTCGGGCTGCTGGCGGCCGGGCTGGTGGTCTTCGGGGCGTTCGCGGCGTACGAGGCCCGCCGGGACCGGCACGGCCTGGACACGCTGGTCGTCCCGAGCCTGTTCCGCAAGCGCGCGTTCGCCAGCGGGCTGCTGGTGGGGCTGGTGTTCTTCGGTGCGCTGCTCGGCACCGGCCTCGTGCTCAGCCTGTATCTGCAGGTGGGGCTGGGCTTCTCAGCGCTCAAGGCGGGCCTGAGCACGCTGCCGCAGGCGGTCGGCACGATGCTCGGGTTCGTGGTCGCCGGCAGCGGGCTGGGCGATCGGCTCGGGCGGCGGCTGCTGTTCCTCGGCACCGCGATCATGGTGCTGGCGACGGCGGGGTCGGCCTGGATCGTGCAGGCGGCGGGCAACGGGCTCACTCCGTACCACCTCATCCCGGGCATGTTCCCGCTCGGCATCGGCATGGGCCTGGCCATGGCACCGTTCTTCACCCTGGTGCTGGCGGGCGTGGACGACGAGGAGACCGGCTCGGCATCCGGGGCGCTCACCTCGATGCAGCAACTCGGCGGGGCCTTCGGCATCGCCCTGCTCGGGACTCTGTTCTTCAACCAGATCACCGACGCCGGCTTCGTCGCTGCCGCCGTACGCACGCTGGGCGTGTCCGCGGTGATGCTGGTCGTGGCGGGCCTGCTGGGGCTGCTGCTGCCCCGCCACGCCCGCACGGCGGAGATCGATCCGGCCTAG
- a CDS encoding anti-sigma factor has translation MNELNHVDLAGYLTKSLDAEQNRAVEEHIAGCDDCRAEVRALQEWTMALEAVPEAMLLDGPPDDADLLLQRTLRQIRTESAGSRHRRTALVGAAAAVIVAAAVVTGGALGRSTADDRRTALPSATQSQVTAAPGTRTATGVDATTGARLTVAVTPAPGWVRVKAAVAGIPQGERCRLEVVDTNGRVTLAGSWVVSATGAAEGTTLDGSALVPADQVQSVRVVTEGGKQYASVPI, from the coding sequence ATGAACGAGCTGAATCACGTGGACCTCGCCGGCTACCTGACGAAGTCGCTGGACGCAGAGCAGAACAGAGCGGTCGAGGAGCACATCGCCGGCTGCGACGACTGCCGCGCCGAGGTGCGAGCCCTGCAGGAGTGGACCATGGCCCTCGAAGCCGTCCCCGAGGCGATGCTGCTCGACGGCCCTCCGGACGACGCCGACCTGCTGCTGCAGCGCACGCTGCGGCAGATCCGGACCGAGTCCGCCGGGAGCCGTCATCGACGTACGGCGCTGGTCGGAGCCGCCGCCGCGGTGATCGTCGCCGCCGCCGTGGTGACCGGCGGCGCGCTCGGCCGGTCCACCGCGGACGATCGGCGCACGGCCCTGCCGTCGGCGACCCAGTCGCAGGTCACGGCCGCACCGGGCACCCGGACGGCGACCGGGGTGGACGCCACCACGGGCGCCCGGCTGACGGTCGCGGTGACCCCGGCCCCGGGCTGGGTGCGGGTCAAGGCGGCGGTCGCCGGGATCCCGCAGGGCGAGCGCTGCCGCCTGGAGGTGGTGGACACCAACGGGCGGGTCACCCTGGCCGGCAGCTGGGTGGTGTCCGCAACCGGTGCGGCCGAGGGGACGACTCTGGACGGCAGTGCGCTGGTGCCGGCCGACCAGGTGCAGTCGGTGCGCGTGGTGACCGAGGGCGGCAAGCAGTACGCCAGCGTGCCGATCTGA
- a CDS encoding TetR/AcrR family transcriptional regulator — MSNLELPPPPWQRTVPKRSRPVKAPLNRDEIVDAGLRLVVEEGVDAVSMRRIAAVFDTGASSLYAHVANKEELLQLMYDRVCGLIELPTPDPARWTEQIKDIARQGHAVLMRHNDLARTALATVPSGPNSLRITEVMLAVMLGAGVAPRVAAWALDRLFLYITADAYEMSLQNKMLTAEGIEELSGQLADYFTNLPAEHFPYLRANAGVIIAGDSTDRFEFGLDLIVDGIARSLDKEPGGA; from the coding sequence ATGAGCAATCTGGAACTGCCCCCGCCGCCGTGGCAACGCACCGTGCCCAAGCGCAGCCGGCCGGTCAAAGCGCCGCTCAACCGGGACGAGATCGTCGACGCCGGCCTGCGCCTGGTCGTCGAGGAGGGGGTGGATGCGGTCAGCATGCGCCGGATCGCCGCCGTCTTCGACACCGGCGCTTCGAGTCTCTACGCGCACGTGGCGAACAAAGAAGAACTGCTTCAGCTCATGTACGACCGGGTGTGCGGTCTGATCGAGCTGCCCACCCCGGATCCGGCCCGCTGGACCGAGCAGATCAAGGACATCGCGCGGCAGGGGCACGCCGTGCTGATGCGGCACAACGACCTGGCCCGCACCGCGCTGGCCACCGTGCCGAGCGGACCCAACTCGCTGCGGATCACCGAGGTGATGCTGGCCGTCATGCTCGGCGCGGGGGTTGCGCCCCGGGTCGCGGCGTGGGCGCTGGACCGGCTGTTCCTCTACATCACGGCCGACGCCTACGAGATGTCGCTGCAGAACAAGATGCTGACCGCCGAGGGCATCGAGGAGCTCTCGGGTCAGCTCGCGGACTATTTCACCAACTTGCCGGCCGAGCACTTCCCGTATCTGCGGGCCAACGCCGGCGTGATCATCGCGGGCGACAGCACCGATCGCTTCGAGTTCGGGCTGGACCTGATCGTCGATGGCATCGCCCGGTCCCTCGACAAGGAACCGGGCGGCGCCTGA